The Glutamicibacter mishrai DNA window GGACAGGCAATTTGCACCAGCGGCAAAATGTTGCGGTTATTGTTGCGCGGTGCCAGATAATCGCCGGTCGCTGGCAGAATGTTGCCATGCGACTTATCCTCATCCGCCATGGCCAGACGGCATCTAACCTCGGGCGCCACTTGGATACGGCGGTGCCCGGAGCGCCTCTGACTGAGCTTGGCATCGAACAGGCCCAGGCCCTTGCGCAAACGCTGCGCGGGGAGAGGATCGATGCCATCTATTGCTCGACGCTCCTTCGCACGCAGCAAACCGCACTACCGTTGGCTGATGAGCGTGGCTTGGAAATGCGCATTCGCTCCGGAATCAGGGAAATATCCGCTGGAATCCTGGAAATGGCCAATGATGAGGAATCCATCCGAACTTATCTGGACGTGGTCATGGGGTGGGCCGACGGCGAGGAGCAAGGCAAGATTCCTGGCACAGATCGAACTGGGGCCGCCATCCTGGGGGATTTTGACGAAGTGGTCAACGAGATTCTTGATTCAGGCGTGGAGAGCGCTGCTGTATTTTCCCACGGAGCAATCATGCGTGCGTGGGCAGGATCCCGCGCGGTGAACCTTGCGCCGGGATTCGCGGGTCGGACCACCTTGTCCAATACGGGCGTGGTGCTGCTGGACTTTGTCGGGGGCCAGTGGATTGTCACCCAATGGCAAGAACAGGCTCTGGACACTTACGCCGGTGAAAGCCGGGATACAGGTGGCGCGAGCGAGCAAATCCGGATGGTCGAATAGCGCTCGATGAGGAAGCGGCTAGAGGGCATTCCGCAGTCACCTGATCCGGTGCGGCCATGTAATTTTCTGTTTCCTGGCAATGGGAACCACAGGTAGATTTACCTGCAACCAGCGTGCGACTTGGGGCTTTAATCGTGTTGCATGGAAATTCACCTAACCCTTCATTTCTGAGCTGATATTCTTCCCTCAAATTGCTGGCAATATCGTCAGGGTCGGCGTAGTCTAACGCCATATCGTTGTCTCGAATTGGGGGATTTGAAGACGCATTGAAGCACTCGCATTCATTAAGCATCTTTAGATGTATTGGGGATTATTCCTGAGCCGTTGAGTCACATGGGGTGACTGAATTGGGGTTTGACCACTAAAAGTGCAGGTCATAGCCTCTACTTCGCATGCTCATATTGGTAAATCAGCCCTGCGCCGGATGATTTGCCGCGGACATTTTTTGTTGGGGGAAAGATGTCTAAGCACCAAAGGCGTGGCACTTTTATGCCATTTTCGCGCCTTAATCTAATTTCAAGAAAATACAAGTCGCTTATAGCTATCATCTCTTCGTTTGCACTATGCATTGCGATAACCATTCCGGGAATGGCAGTTGCTGCAGAACCATCCACTGGAGCCGACACCCAGGAAACACAGTCCGCTGACACCAATGAACCTGCGGATGACCAGGGAAAGCCAGCCGAAGGCTCCGGAGCGACATCTGAAAAGTCCGTGGCGCTCAATTCTGAGCCTGCGCCGGAAACGTCACAAGAGGATGCTCAGCCAACGGTTGCAGCCGCAACACCGGCTCCCGTGAAGAAGCCCTCGTCTTCTGAAAAGGACGAGGCAAAGGCAAGCCAAGCGCCAACAGAAACGACTGCTCCTCCTGCCACGGCCGACAGGCCCACGGTATCCAAGGCACCTGCAGCACCAAGCGAAGAGGCAGCGACCTCGTCAGCTGCCGCAAAATCTGAAAAACCCGATACGCAGGAAATCTCTGCAGCTGCGCTGGAAACGGGCGAACCGAGGACGTGCGAATACAACTCAGGTACAGGGTCCGTCAACACATTCATGCAGAAGAACGACGCAATGGCCGACTACGCCAACGGCAATATCAATACCGGATTATATGAAGGCGGCGTTGTTCACCAGCGTATCCAGATGACCCTGCCGGCAGGTGAAAATGAGCTGGTTCTCGTATACCAAGTCAAGCAGTCCGGTTTGTGGGCCTATGACTATCTGCTGAACCAGTCGGCCACAGGCGCATCGATCAGTACATGGGACGTCGTGGCCGGAACAGGCGATGACCGTGAGGACACCGTGTATGTCACGCTCTGGGTTGAAGGCAACGAAGGAGAATCGTCTGCCGTCACCCTATTCTTTGACGCGCATATTGCTTCGGAGCTGGACCACGGACCTGGAACAGGCGCTTCTTCCATCAACGGTTCTCCGTACCACGTCGAAATTAGCTCTCTGAATTGCGGAGCTATCGGACAGCGCGACAACCAAATTCAGGCCAACGGAGTCCAGACCGGCGACGTGACCATTGTCAAAGATGCGCTGCCTGCCGATGGAACCGATTTCGACTTCACGATACATGAAAGCCATTTCGGAGATTCAACTGGATTCAGCTTGGATGACAGCGCGGATTCCGACACCGGAGCTGAACTACCGTCATCGGTAACCTACTCCGTCGCCCCATCCACGATCACGCTCACAGAGACCGATCTTCCCGCTGGATGGAATCTGTCCGATATCACCTGCACGGATAACGGCGCCATTCGAACCGATCTCGCCATCAGCTTTGAATTGAGCGACAACGAGAAAGTCACTTGTACGTTCGTGAACAACAAGACAACCTACAAGGATCTGACACTTCAAAAGGACGTCAAGGCAACCTTCGACCGGGACTACGACTGGCAGCTGGAAAAGTCGCTCGCCGACGGCCAGCAAGCCACGGTCAAATCTTCAGACACTGGAGTTGAGGTCGACTACAACGTCACCGCGACCGCCAGCGACGCCCAAGACAGCAACTTCGACCTCACCGGGACCATCACGGTGAACAACCCCAATGATGCCTCGATGAGCGGAGTCACGCTTGCCGACCAGCTCAACGGGGCCAATTGTGTCATCTCTCTAGGCGGATCACCGATTAGCAATCCTGTCACTGTGGCTCCGGGAGAGACTGTTTACACGTACAGCTGCGATTTGCCTGACACGACCAGCGCTTCGAGCTCTGGCACGAACATGGTCAGCGCCACCTGGGATGCCGATCTTTACTACGGTACCGACGGTGAAGCTACCGCATCCGCCGATTACGATTTCGCCACAGTCACCCCGACCGTGACCGATGATGAAGTCACTGTCACAGACAGCGAATTCGATCTGTCGTCAGTTGAAGGCGGAAACATCGTCACAGTTGAGGACAGCCCGAAAACCTTCGCCTACAGCATCACGTGGGAGGGAGTGCTCGGACAATGTTCCGATTACGTGAACACGGCAAGCCTGGCAGAGGACGACGGCCAAGTCTTGACGGACGATGCCTCAGTGGAAGTGTGCTTGGGCCAAGACCTGAACATCACCAAAAATGTTGTCTCCAGTTTCAACCGCAGTTACGACTGGAGCATCACCAAGGACGCCATCGGCGAGCAGCCGTATACTGCCGATCCTGAAACCGGAGAATTCACCGCTGAATATTCCGTCACCGTCACCCCAGAAAGCTACTCAGATAGCGACTGGGCCATGAGCGGCCGAATCACCGTGGAGAATCCCAACGATTGGCAATCTGTCTCGGCCACCGTCACTGACCAAGTAGATGTTGGTGGAGGCGCAGTTTGCACGATTGGCGGTGTGACGGATCATCCGGAGATCACCGATGCTGATCCAAGCGCTTCAGGATTCCAAGTAGAGCTGGCCGCCGGGCAAACCTTGTCCTTCGACTACAGCTGCACCTTCGAATCAAAGCCGAACTACGAAGGCAGCAACACTGCCGAAGTCGCTTGGTCTGCAGATGAAGCATTCACCGCCTCGGGCGATGCCCAAGAAGTAGTGCCCGTGGATGCCGATGATTGGACTCAAACACCGCTGAACGACACCGTCGAAGTCACGGATACAGTTCACGAGTTTGATCCAGCCTGGATCATCCGCTATTCAGATGGACCGCAAACCAAGACCTATTCGTACACCTGGACGGTCGATGAAGCAGGCACCTGCCAGACCTTCATGAACACTGCAACCATCACCGGAAGCCACCAGCTGATCAAGAGTGATGATGCAGAAGTCCAGGGCTGCTACGAAGCAGGTCTGACCGTGACCAAGGATGTCAATGCATCCTATGACCGAACCTACACATGGCAAATCGACAAGCAATTGGCCGAAGGCCAGTCGCCTGATGTCGTGGTGGAAGAAGACGGCACAGCCACAGTGAAGTACACGGTGAACGTGGACAACACAGGCTACACCGATTCTGGCCAACAGATCTCGGGCAAGATCACGGTCAACAACCCTAACGACTACGAAGATGTTGAAGTCACGGTCAGTGATGAGAACACGCTGCTCGCCCAATGCATCATCAACGCCGAGGACAGCAATCCAGATCTGGCGGGGGTCCAGCAAATTGTGCCGCGAAATGGTTCGGTTGTTGTTGATTACTCCTGTGATGCTTCGGAAGTAACGGAAGCGGACTACAGTGGCCACAGCAATACCGCGACCATTACATGGGGCGACGGGCAAGAAGCCCAAAGCCAGCCAGTGCCCATCGAGTTCACGCTTGATGAAGTAACTGACGATACTGTCGAAGTCTTTGAAGACAACGCAGATCCCGAAGGTGAAGCCACGCTGTTGGGAACTGTGCATTATGAAGAGGCGCCGAAGTCATTCAACTACGAGATCACTTATGTAGTTCCTCGCGATGAATGCCTGATCTTCACGAATACCGCTTGGGTGGTTATCACAGGAGATGACATCAGTGATTCACAAGATGTCAGCATCTGTGATCAGAAGAATCTGACCATCGCCAAAGACGTGAAGGCCACCTATGAACGGGACTATGACTGGTCTGTCGAGAAACAGGTCGATCAAAGCCGATTCACCGTCGCCGGTGATGGAACGGTCACCGCGCATTACACAGTGAAGGCCACCGCGGGTGCGGCTCAGGATTCTGCCAAGCAGGTATCGGGAAGCATCACCATTGCCAACCCGAACACGCAAGTTGGCGAGTTGACCGGAACCGTGACGGATCTCGTGTCCATCCCTTCGGCCACCTGCACCATCCTGGGCACAGACGCTGATGAAGCTACGGATGGCTTCCAGGTAGTACTCGCAGACGGGCAAAGCATCACGCTCGATTACGAATGCACCGTACCGGCTGGCACTGACATCGGTTCGGGCTACGACAACACGGCTACCGTGAGCTGGGGTCAAGATCGCCAGGCCCAGGACGTCGTGCCATTCGAATTCGAGCCGGCCAAGCTCACTGATGACAGCGTCAGCGTCATCGATGACAAGACGATTCCCGGCGAAGAAATATCACTTGGCACCGCAACCGTCCAAGATTCGCCAGCGACCTTCGAATACGATGTTCAGCTTCAGGGCGTAGCCGGAACCTGTACCGACTACACGAACACCGCCGTGGTCAACGAAACCACGGATCAGGGAGAAGAAAATACCGCTACCGCGACCACGACAGTGTGCGCCGGAGCCGATATGGACATCTCCAAGAACGTCGTGACATCCTTCGACCGCTCCTACCTCTGGGGTCTAGAGAAGGAACTGCTTTCGGGTGAACCGCTGGCGGCTAATCCGCAGACCGGCGAAGTCACCGCGGAATACCGCCTCACCGTTACTCCTGAAGGCCATGAGGATGGCAATTGGGCAATGAGCGGCGAGATCACGGTAAGCAACCCGAACGACTGGCAAGATGCGCCTATCACGGTGCAAGACCTTGCTGATGTCGGTGGGGAAGTCACCTGCACCATTACTTCTGTCCAAGGCGAAGCGGTTGCCGATATGTCCGAAGAAGAGCCAGGATTCCAGACCGTCATTCCAGCCGGAGCGCAGTGGGTCATGACTTATTCATGCACCTTCGAGTCCCAGCCGGCCTATGAGGGCCACAACACGGCGACAGTGGATTGGGATGCCCAAGCCCTGAACACAGTCAACGGCGAAGACTCGGCCACGGTCGACATCGCCGAAGGCGATTGGTCCCAGACTCCGCTGAATGACACCGTCACCATCACAGACAGCCGCTTTGACTTCGATCCAGAGTGGACTGTTGATGTTGAGGATGGCGTACAGAGCCGGGATTACTCCGTGACCTGGACGGTAGACGAAGCAGGCACCTGCCAAGTCTTTGAAAATGTCGCTACCCTCACCGGAGACGACGGATTCACCGCCACGGACAATGAACTTGCCCAGGCCTGCCGTGAGGCAGCGCTGGAAATCAGCAAGAGTGTTGAGGCAAGTTATGACCGAACCCATCAGTGGGAGATCGAAAAGTCTCTTGCCGAGGGCCAGGACGACAAGGTCACCGTCGACGGCGGAAGCTCAGCGCCAATCAACTACGTGATCACTGTCGAGAACACGGGATACGAAGATTCGGGATGGATGCTCGACGGTGTCATCACCATCACCAACCCGAATCAGTACACCAGCATCGATGCCACAGTCCAAGACACCGTGGATCTGGATGGAATCACCTGCACGACCAGCCAGTCTGCAGTATCAATTCCAGCCAATGGCAGTGTCGAGGTTGGCTACAGCTGCGATGTCTCAGCTGGAGTGGATCCTTCCTCCTACAGCGGCGGCACCAACACGGCAACGGTTAGTTGGGGAGATGAACGCGAATCGAGCACCCAGGTGCCAATCGACTTCGCTCTTGACGTCGAAACCGACCGCGAAGTGAGTGTGTGGGACGACAAATCAAACCCTGACGAACCGGTGCTTCTGCGGAACGTCAGCGTCGATGAGTCGCCAGTGTCCATCGAATACACCGTGGAGCACGAGGCACCAGCCGGACAGTGCGCCAGCTACACCAACACGGCATGGGTTGATATCCAGGCAGGAGAGGATCCACGAGACGAAGTCACCGTCGAAGTCTGTGGCCTGCTCGACCTGCTGGTCACCAAGGACGCGGAAGCCAGCTTCGATAGGACCTACCTCTGGGACCTGGAGAAGAAGGCAGATCGCACCGAAGTGACGGTGGCTGAGGACGGCACGGCTGACTTCTCTTACACCGTCTCGGCGCTGCCGCAAGGTGTGGAAGATTCGGCACATGAAGTTCACGGTACGATCACGCTGATCAACCCGAACCGATTCGAATCTGCCTCCACCGTTGCGACCGTTGCTGATGAAATCAGCATCGAAGGCGTCACTTGTACAATCCAAGCCGAAGACAGCGACCCGCAAACTGAAGGATTGCAGGTTCCGCTGCCAGTTGGGGACGACGGCACTGATGCCACGGTACAGCTGCCATATAGCTGCACGGGAGAACCCGAAGAGCTCTCCGGCAGCAATACGGTGACTGCAACCTGGGGCGAAGATTCAACAGCCAGCGCAACAGTTCCAGTTGACTACCTGTTGGACGGGGAAACCAACAAACAGGTGACCGTCGTGGATGACAAGACCAATCCTGATGAGCCAGTGATCCTGGGTGAAGCAATCTGGAATGCCGAGGGCACCCCGATTGACTTCGACTACACCCTGCGTCACCAGGCACAGGCCGGTACTTGCACCGAATACACGAACACCGCAGTGATTGAGCAGACTGGCGCGGACGATTCCACGACAGTCACCCTGTGCGGACAGATGGCTCTGGGACTGGAAAAGACCGCTGAAGGATTGGTGGATCTGGACTACGAATGGGCAATCGAGAAGCAACTGGATCAAAGCCGGCTCGAATACAACGAGGACGGCACACTCAATGCCCACTACAGTGTGGAAGCTCGTAACACTGGGGTAGCCGAGAAGAACTTGCGGCTATCTGGAACAGTGACGGTATCGAATCCAAATGATTTTGATTCCATCACTGCTACGTTGGCTGACCAAGTCAACACCGCCGGCGTCACCTGCCGCATTGATGCGCAAGATGCCGATGAAGCTGCAGCTGGCCTGCAAGTTGTTATCAATGCCGGAGGGAACTTGGGGGCCCGGTATGAATGCGACCTTGTCAGCTGGCTGACCACCGATGCCTTTGAAGGAGCCGTCAACACCGTGACGGCAAGCTTCGAAGGACGGGAAGTCAGCGCTGAAGCATCGATTGATTTCGAGACTGATGAAATCACCGATGAGACAGTAACCGTCACCGACGACATGACGAATGCCGAAGGAGAGCCGAAGGTTCTCGGAGAAGTAAATGTCATGCAGTCGCCGCAACTATTCGAGTATGACCTCACCCTCGAACCTGAGGAAGGAACTTGCACGGTTTACACCAATACCGCAGCCGTCCATGAAGACACGGATGGCAACGGCATGGACGAATCGAGTGTTGATTTCCAGGTGTGCATCGAGCAGGGGCTGATGGTGGCCAAGAGCGCTGACGCCCAGTATCTGCGGGACTACGATTGGTCGCTTCTCAAGGATGCCAAGCAGACACAGTTCAAGGTTGAAGCTGATGGGCAAGCCACAGCCGAATACACCGTTGAGGCCAAGCTGGAGGGCTATGAAGATCGGGAATTCACCGTAAACGGCGAGATTACCGTAGCGAATCCGAACGACTTCAAGGACACCGAAGTCCTTGTCGAAGACAAGATCTCGCTGGAATCAGCCACTTGCACCATAGAAGGACTGAGCGATGGCAAGATCACCATCCCAGCTGGGGAAACCAGCACTCTGAACTACAGCTGTTCGTTCGACGAGCCAGTAGCTGAAGCCGACTACAGCGGTCAGGAGAACCTGGTGAATGTCAGCTGGAGTGATGAGAATGGGGAAGCTCAGACAGTCAGTGCCACCGCCCCGCTGGACTTCGAAGCCACTGAAGTCCATGACGAGAAGGTGACCGTCCTCGACGATTACGCCAACCCAGGCCAGCAACGGGAGCTGGGC harbors:
- a CDS encoding histidine phosphatase family protein; this encodes MRLILIRHGQTASNLGRHLDTAVPGAPLTELGIEQAQALAQTLRGERIDAIYCSTLLRTQQTALPLADERGLEMRIRSGIREISAGILEMANDEESIRTYLDVVMGWADGEEQGKIPGTDRTGAAILGDFDEVVNEILDSGVESAAVFSHGAIMRAWAGSRAVNLAPGFAGRTTLSNTGVVLLDFVGGQWIVTQWQEQALDTYAGESRDTGGASEQIRMVE
- a CDS encoding prealbumin-like fold domain-containing protein; translation: MAVAAEPSTGADTQETQSADTNEPADDQGKPAEGSGATSEKSVALNSEPAPETSQEDAQPTVAAATPAPVKKPSSSEKDEAKASQAPTETTAPPATADRPTVSKAPAAPSEEAATSSAAAKSEKPDTQEISAAALETGEPRTCEYNSGTGSVNTFMQKNDAMADYANGNINTGLYEGGVVHQRIQMTLPAGENELVLVYQVKQSGLWAYDYLLNQSATGASISTWDVVAGTGDDREDTVYVTLWVEGNEGESSAVTLFFDAHIASELDHGPGTGASSINGSPYHVEISSLNCGAIGQRDNQIQANGVQTGDVTIVKDALPADGTDFDFTIHESHFGDSTGFSLDDSADSDTGAELPSSVTYSVAPSTITLTETDLPAGWNLSDITCTDNGAIRTDLAISFELSDNEKVTCTFVNNKTTYKDLTLQKDVKATFDRDYDWQLEKSLADGQQATVKSSDTGVEVDYNVTATASDAQDSNFDLTGTITVNNPNDASMSGVTLADQLNGANCVISLGGSPISNPVTVAPGETVYTYSCDLPDTTSASSSGTNMVSATWDADLYYGTDGEATASADYDFATVTPTVTDDEVTVTDSEFDLSSVEGGNIVTVEDSPKTFAYSITWEGVLGQCSDYVNTASLAEDDGQVLTDDASVEVCLGQDLNITKNVVSSFNRSYDWSITKDAIGEQPYTADPETGEFTAEYSVTVTPESYSDSDWAMSGRITVENPNDWQSVSATVTDQVDVGGGAVCTIGGVTDHPEITDADPSASGFQVELAAGQTLSFDYSCTFESKPNYEGSNTAEVAWSADEAFTASGDAQEVVPVDADDWTQTPLNDTVEVTDTVHEFDPAWIIRYSDGPQTKTYSYTWTVDEAGTCQTFMNTATITGSHQLIKSDDAEVQGCYEAGLTVTKDVNASYDRTYTWQIDKQLAEGQSPDVVVEEDGTATVKYTVNVDNTGYTDSGQQISGKITVNNPNDYEDVEVTVSDENTLLAQCIINAEDSNPDLAGVQQIVPRNGSVVVDYSCDASEVTEADYSGHSNTATITWGDGQEAQSQPVPIEFTLDEVTDDTVEVFEDNADPEGEATLLGTVHYEEAPKSFNYEITYVVPRDECLIFTNTAWVVITGDDISDSQDVSICDQKNLTIAKDVKATYERDYDWSVEKQVDQSRFTVAGDGTVTAHYTVKATAGAAQDSAKQVSGSITIANPNTQVGELTGTVTDLVSIPSATCTILGTDADEATDGFQVVLADGQSITLDYECTVPAGTDIGSGYDNTATVSWGQDRQAQDVVPFEFEPAKLTDDSVSVIDDKTIPGEEISLGTATVQDSPATFEYDVQLQGVAGTCTDYTNTAVVNETTDQGEENTATATTTVCAGADMDISKNVVTSFDRSYLWGLEKELLSGEPLAANPQTGEVTAEYRLTVTPEGHEDGNWAMSGEITVSNPNDWQDAPITVQDLADVGGEVTCTITSVQGEAVADMSEEEPGFQTVIPAGAQWVMTYSCTFESQPAYEGHNTATVDWDAQALNTVNGEDSATVDIAEGDWSQTPLNDTVTITDSRFDFDPEWTVDVEDGVQSRDYSVTWTVDEAGTCQVFENVATLTGDDGFTATDNELAQACREAALEISKSVEASYDRTHQWEIEKSLAEGQDDKVTVDGGSSAPINYVITVENTGYEDSGWMLDGVITITNPNQYTSIDATVQDTVDLDGITCTTSQSAVSIPANGSVEVGYSCDVSAGVDPSSYSGGTNTATVSWGDERESSTQVPIDFALDVETDREVSVWDDKSNPDEPVLLRNVSVDESPVSIEYTVEHEAPAGQCASYTNTAWVDIQAGEDPRDEVTVEVCGLLDLLVTKDAEASFDRTYLWDLEKKADRTEVTVAEDGTADFSYTVSALPQGVEDSAHEVHGTITLINPNRFESASTVATVADEISIEGVTCTIQAEDSDPQTEGLQVPLPVGDDGTDATVQLPYSCTGEPEELSGSNTVTATWGEDSTASATVPVDYLLDGETNKQVTVVDDKTNPDEPVILGEAIWNAEGTPIDFDYTLRHQAQAGTCTEYTNTAVIEQTGADDSTTVTLCGQMALGLEKTAEGLVDLDYEWAIEKQLDQSRLEYNEDGTLNAHYSVEARNTGVAEKNLRLSGTVTVSNPNDFDSITATLADQVNTAGVTCRIDAQDADEAAAGLQVVINAGGNLGARYECDLVSWLTTDAFEGAVNTVTASFEGREVSAEASIDFETDEITDETVTVTDDMTNAEGEPKVLGEVNVMQSPQLFEYDLTLEPEEGTCTVYTNTAAVHEDTDGNGMDESSVDFQVCIEQGLMVAKSADAQYLRDYDWSLLKDAKQTQFKVEADGQATAEYTVEAKLEGYEDREFTVNGEITVANPNDFKDTEVLVEDKISLESATCTIEGLSDGKITIPAGETSTLNYSCSFDEPVAEADYSGQENLVNVSWSDENGEAQTVSATAPLDFEATEVHDEKVTVLDDYANPGQQRELGTVTADEKSKKFTYTMDLAGVAGKCQTWTNIATVEESSSQDENNSDSADVEVCSEAPQAAPPAEPEPPAAPPARPTPLAATGMDEGMLWLVGSASMIIIAGALMLLRYRRRTQ